Proteins encoded within one genomic window of Triticum aestivum cultivar Chinese Spring chromosome 2D, IWGSC CS RefSeq v2.1, whole genome shotgun sequence:
- the LOC123048553 gene encoding putative expansin-B14, with protein MASSSFLAFVALASSCLLILHPPSVSGWSDGGATWYGPRHGAGSDGGACGYHGDVEQPPFSAMITAGGSSIFNGGKGCGACYQVRCIGNPACSGSPVTVVVTDQCPGGPCQAEAAHFDLSGKAFGAMAKPGQDDNLRNVGKLRIQYNRVPCNWHGLDIAFKVDAGSNPNYLAVLIEDEAGDGDLSAVELQQRGGSWAPMQESWGAVWKYNAGSTLQAPISFRLTSGSGKKLVARNVIPTGWQAGKTYRSIVNFR; from the exons ATGGCTTCTTCTTCCTTCCTCGCTTTCGTGGCTCTAGCCAGCAGCTGCCTCCTCATCCTCCATCCGCCCAGCGTCTCCGGCTGGTCTGACGGCGGCGCGACGTGGTACGGTCCCCGCCACGGCGCCGGCTCTGACG GTGGTGCGTGCGGGTACCATGGCGACGTGGAGCAGCCGCCGTTCTCCGCCATGATCACGGCGGGTGGCTCCTCCATCTTCAATGGCGGCAAGGGCTGCGGCGCTTGCTATCAGGTTCGATGCATCGGCAATCCCGCTTGCTCCGGGTCCCCGGTGACCGTGGTCGTCACAGACCAGTGCCCTGGCGGGCCGTGCCAGGCCGAGGCTGCGCACTTCGACCTCAGCGGGAAAGCGTTCGGCGCCATGGCCAAGCCTGGACAGGACGACAACCTCCGCAACGTCGGCAAGCTTAGAATCCAGTACAACCG GGTCCCGTGCAACTGGCATGGGCTGGACATCGCCTTCAAGGTGGACGCCGGCTCCAACCCCAACTACCTTGCGGTGCTCATCGAGGACGAGGCCGGCGACGGTGACCTGTCTGCGGTCGAGCTTCAGCAGCGCGGCGGCAGCTGGGCGCCGATGCAGGAGTCGTGGGGCGCCGTGTGGAAGTACAACGCGGGGTCCACCCTGCAGGCACCCATATCGTTCCGCCTCACCTCCGGCTCCGGCAAGAAGCTCGTCGCCCGCAATGTCATCCCCACTGGCTGGCAGGCCGGCAAGACCTACCGATCCATCGTAAACTTCCGGTGA
- the LOC123048554 gene encoding ribosome production factor 2 homolog, translated as MRTPGHAKKVKNVTNDVIDGKRGMIYIPDQKISKLTLTKDIKGLKRERRDAKKNKGHSKKQKPRKKKKKPAPKSAK; from the exons ATGAGGACTCCTGGGCATGCTAAGAAG GTGAAAAATGTGACGAATGATGTAATTGATGGCAAGCGGGGCATGATCTACATTCCAGACCAGAAG ATTTCAAAATTGACCTTAACAAAAGACATAAAGGGTCTGAAGCGCGAGCGCCGTGATGCCAAGAAAAACAAGGGGCATTCGAAGAAGCAAAAG ccgaggaagaagaagaagaagcccgctccCAAGAGTGCAAAATGA